A window of Calliopsis andreniformis isolate RMS-2024a chromosome 3, iyCalAndr_principal, whole genome shotgun sequence contains these coding sequences:
- the LOC143177339 gene encoding A disintegrin and metalloproteinase with thrombospondin motifs like: MLTMGHEVCFYKCSILEFQTNFIRYIFGPKNPPTLLSYQLRQFHAQPASMRSNFFILKSPTIMYTPIYFCLVLLPFVHSIRIHEFMTPDEVMGIFHTTHDAVPYYEVVPVLYSGKAAKENGTTKMHVRTFNQDIQLHLNPTEGYLASERTPVWSVKSDQQAPEGLHYTFIPNALKDIGIPMQDEETGAALLISFQNSESPIFVSFVLILQFFFLESNLKKNTKNITLIRSMPQRIIKNVLYKKAGLLKHFKEELEENSLAYTYHHIVYKKAPLEENFSKHIYIIFRIFLRQRIIFLEIRNPVSHIYPIPEVIYPEVLVVVDYYLYSMLGKRIDQATRYIIAFWNGVDLRYRELKNPKIRLNIAGIIIAMDEGAVPYIENSRVDSNLVDADHALRGMGSYFYREKRFPWKMYDMALTTTNFNNGIAFFRLNLCIKIDPHLCDPSTMGYAYVAGACNRNRTTKLSEAVGLTEDDGGFSGIIPVAHELGHLLGAYHDGNPKEAGHCSAHDGFIMTSTLILSKHEFEWSNCTINTFHKFLSEDRAKCLYDEPPRSTAVRNLLPGKLMSVDEQCEKVYGGGACNTNSSSICYELNCAVPEGNGLCSPIAAAADGSSCGTGLICLDGDCVLQGTETKRECTYVSQ, translated from the exons atgt tgACAATGGGACACGAAGTTTGTTTCTACAAGTGTTCCATTCTTGAATTTCAAACAAATTTCATCCGCTATATATTCGGTCCCAAAAATCCACCGACCTTACTTT CTTATCAGTTGCGTCAGTTTCATGCTCAACCTGCTTCAATGAGGAGTAATTTTTTTATCTTAAAATCACCTACAATAATGTATACTCCAATTTATTTTTGTTTAGTTCTTCTGCCATTCGTTCACTCTATCAGG ATCCATGAATTTATGACTCCGGATGAAGTGATGGGAATATTTCATACAACCCATGACGCTG TGCCTTATTACGAAGTTGTGCCCGTGCTGTATTCAGGCAAGGCTGCAAAGGAGAATGGTACCACGAAAATGCATGTGAGAACTTTCAACCAGGATATTCAGTTACATTTAAATCCTACTGAAGGATATCTTGCTAGTGAACGTACTCCTGTATGGAGTGTAAAATCCGATCAGCAGGCACCAGAGGGTCTCCACTACACTTTTATACCCAAC GCGCTAAAGGATATAGGAATACCAATGCAGGACGAAGAAACAGGAGCTGCACTGTTGATTTCATTCCAAAATAGTGAATCGCCTATTTTCGTAAGTTTCGTCTTgattcttcaatttttctttcttgAATCGAACTTAAAGAAGAATACAAAAAATATAACAC TTATTCGCTCCATGCCGCAACGCATCATCAAAAATGTTTTATACAAAAAAGCTGGGTTACTTAAACATTTCAAGGAAGAATTAGAAGAAAATAGTTTGGCTTACACGTATCATcatattgtttataaaaaagcTCCTTTGGAAGAAAACTTCAGTAAGcacatttatattatttttagaaT TTTCTTAAGACAACGAATAATATTTTTAGAGATTAGAAATCCAGTGTCTCATATCTATCCAATTCCGGAAGTGATATATCCAGAAGTTTTGGTGGTCGTTGATTACTACCTCTATTC GATGTTGGGGAAAAGGATCGATCAAGCTACACGATATATAATTGCTTTCTGGAACGGAGTAGATTTAAGATACCGTGAACTGAAGAATCCGAAAATCCGATTAAACATTGCAGGTATAATTATTGCCATG GATGAGGGAGCAGTTCCATATATAGAAAACAGCCGTGTAGATTCAAACTTAGTGGATGCCGATCATGCTCTACGTGGAATGGGGAGttatttttatagagaaaagAGATTTCCATGGAAAATGTATGATATGGCTCTGACCACAACGAA TTTTAATAATGGGATTGCTTTTTTTAGATTGAACTTGTGCATTAAAATAGACCCTCATTTATGCGATCCTTCAACAATGG GATACGCTTACGTGGCTGGCGCATGCAACAGAAATCGCACAACAAAATTATCAGAAGCTGTGGGACTAACAGAGGATGATGGTGGCTTCAGTGGTATTATACCAGTAGCTCACGAATTGGGACATTT GCTGGGCGCCTACCACGATGGGAACCCAAAAGAAGCGGGACATTGCTCTGCTCATGATGGCTTTATCATGACGAGTACGTTAATTTTAAGCAAGCATGAGTTTGAGTGGTCCAATTGCACCATAAATACATTTCACAAATTCCTTAG CGAGGACAGGGCGAAGTGTCTCTATGATGAGCCCCCGAGAAGTACAGCTGTAAGAAATCTACTACCTGGAAAATTAATGTCAGTTGACGAGCAATGTGAAAAAGTCTACGGTGGAGGAGCGTGTAAT ACAAACTCATCCTCGATTTGCTATGAACTGAACTGTGCGGTTCCTGAGGGCAATGGTTTATGTTCGCcgatagcagcagcagcagatGGTTCTAGTTGTGGAACTGGGCTT ATATGTCTGGACGGGGACTGTGTGCTGCAAGGAACAGAAACTAAACGTGAATGTACATATGTTTCACAGTAA
- the LOC143188635 gene encoding homologous-pairing protein 2 homolog: MADTVYKYMKVHNRPYSINDIVSNLHNEYGKTAVQKAIDKLVVEGKIFEKAYGKQKIYCVVQDSSHDVEELMRIDKELQAHANEVESKCQELEREIKVQEALLVSIKSSITIEEAKKEKAELEERIRVLTQKLDGLMEASGSEDLTETKRKSEKALNDYSREYSKRKRMCTEILDCILENYPGSKTELFEEIGIESKIVQSFPK; encoded by the exons ATGGCAGATACTGTATACAAATACATGAAAGTACACAATAGACCATATAGTATCAATGATATTGTGTCTAATCTGCACAACGAGTATGGTAAAACAGCAGTACAGAAAGCTATAGACAAGTTGGTAGTTGAAGGAAAAATATTTGAGAag GCCTATGGCAAACAAAAGATTTACTGCGTAGTTCAAGATTCAAGTCACGATGTAGAAGAGTTGATGAGGATAGATAAAGAATTACAGGCGCACGCTAACGAagttgaaagtaaatgtcaggaATTGGAAAGGGAGATTAAGGTACAGGAAGCTTTGCTAGTATCTATAAAGTCTAGCATTACTATAGAAGAAGCGAAAAAGGAAAAGGCTGAGCTTGAGGAGAGAATAAGGGTATTGACGCAAAAATTGGATGGGTTGATGGAAGCAAGTGGTAGTGAAGATTTAACTGAAACTAAAAGAAAATCAGAAAAAGCATTAAATGATTATTCGCGCGAATATTCAAAACGGAAACGTATGTGTACTGAAATTCTTGATTGTATCTTGGAAAACTATCCTGGTAGTAAAACAGAGTTGTTCGAAGAAATAGGCATAGAATCTAAAATCGTACAAAGTTTTCCAAAGTAA
- the LOC143189090 gene encoding dipeptidase 1 translates to MVRVSIAVNLSALLLVIALSVGLTAKIFKGSDVLDLVPLIDGHNDLAYNLYLKLNNKISGFHFEEDLRNDSTFGKNACSSCHTDLPRLRKGKVGGQFWAAYVSCEAQYKDALQLTLRQIDVIKRLVNRYPNELQFVREAKDIEAAWSSGKIASMIGVEGGHSIDSSLAVLRLFHELGVRYLTLTHTCNTPWADASPVNDGFVHGLTDFGVKIVHEMNRLGMLVDLSHVSHNVMRRVLEVTKAPVIFSHSSAFSVCRNYRNVPDDVLHSVKKNNGVVMVNFYPGFVNCNSSRKATIQDVIDHINYIRNLIGADHVGIGADYDGVKSVPEGLEDVSKYPELFDRLYDNTTEPRWTKEELEKLAGRNLIRVFKAVEAVRDSLVSEAPGEDIIDVLDLCNAELSSDLYPLSCNTAKEWDKLTVVNHTCQIHNY, encoded by the exons ATGGTGCGCGTTAGCATTGCTGTTAATTTGTCGGCGTTGCTTTTGGTAATTGCTCTGTCGGTAGGACTAACTGCTAAAATATTTAAAGGAAGCGATGTTCTAGACTTGGTGCCACTTATTGATGG GCACAACGATTTGGCTTACAATTTGTACTTGAAGCTAAACAACAAGATATCGGGATTTCATTTCGAGGAAGATCTCAGAAATGATAGCACGTTTGGGAAAAACGCTTGTTCTTCGTGTCACACGGATCTTCCCCGATTGAGGAAAGGAAAAGTGGGCGGACAA TTCTGGGCGGCATACGTATCATGTGAAGCGCAGTATAAGGATGCGTTACAATTGACACTAAGGCAGATCGATGTTATCAAGAGACTGGTGAACAGATACCCGAATGAATTACAATTTGTCAGAGAAGCTAAAGATATCGAAGCAGCGTGGAGTTCTGGAAAAATTGCCTCGATGATAGGCGTCGAAGGAGGCCACTCTATTGACTCCAGTTTGGCAGTTCTTAGGCTGTTTCATGAACTTGGTGTGCGTTACCTTACGTTGACCCATACATGTAACACACCATG GGCTGACGCGTCACCGGTGAACGATGGTTTCGTTCACGGTCTCACGGATTTTGGAGTA AAAATTGTGCATGAAATGAATCGATTGGGAATGCTGGTAGATCTCTCGCACGTGTCACACAACGTCATGAGGAGAGTACTCGAAGTGACGAAAGCTCCTGTCATATTCTCTCACTCGTCAGCCTTCAGCGTTTGTCGCAACTATCGTAACGTTCCTGATGATGTACTTCACTCAGTG AAAAAGAACAATGGAGTCGTGATGGTAAACTTCTACCCAGGGTTTGTGAACTGTAATTCTTCAAGGAAGGCGACGATACAAGATGTCATCG ATCACATAAATTATATTCGCAACCTTATCGGGGCGGATCATGTTGGCATCGGCGCCGATTACGATGGCGTGAAATC GGTGCCGGAAGGCTTGGAGGATGTCTCCAAGTATCCAGAATTATTCGATCGTCTCTATGATAACACGACGGAACCTCGGTGGACCAAGGAAGAACTCGAAAAACTGGCTGGAAGGAATTTGATTCGAGTCTTCAAAGCTGTGGAAGCG GTCCGAGACTCGTTGGTATCCGAAGCTCCAGGCGAAGATATTATAGATGTGTTAGACTTGTGCAACGCAGAATTAAGTAGCGACCTGTATCCACTCTCATGCAACACAGCAAAGGA GTGGGACAAATTGACAGTAGTCAATCATACGTGTCAAATACATAATTATTGA
- the LOC143177103 gene encoding ornithine decarboxylase 2-like — MSHLNFDDVKLFKNTTNDLDIIRTIIQTENEEDPFYLLDVADVVQKHKDWLAKMPRVLPHYAIKCNPDPTVIKVLAALNAGFDCASKEEIRMVMKHGVSADRIVFANPAKCPSHIKFARKMNVEKTTVDCDAELMKIKEFYPEAKVIIRIRCDARVSIVPLGSKYGCEPEEEAVRLMQLTKSLGLTLYGFSFHVGSPCGELNAYSRGITMCKRLIGIAKSYGFKDVHMIDIGGGFMGHTGYQIDEIASIVNDAIKDVDPSIQIISEPGQYYVTSAFTLVSYLHTKKMVPIGGDMIRMYYINCGVYNSFTEELLNFKARIPVPLYKPVCDKKFLSYIWGPTCDSLDCVLKEVMLPEYEIGNWLIWRDMGAYSVSLSSPFNGLKAPTVYPFIRKDHWESFSAFTNTTKSL, encoded by the exons ATGTCGCACTTAAACTTCGACGATGTGAAACTATTCAAGAACACCACGAATGATCTTGACATCATCAGAACCATCATCCAAACAGAGAATGAGGAGGATCCATTCTATCTTCTGGACGTCGCGGATGTggtgcagaagcataaagactgGTTAGCAAAGATGCCGAGGGTTCTACCACATTATG CAATAAAGTGTAACCCAGATCCAACTGTCATCAAAGTTCTAGCAGCATTAAACGCTGGTTTCGATTGTGCCTCCAAA GAGGAGATCAGAATGGTAATGAAGCATGGAGTGTCCGCGGATAGAATCGTCTTCGCGAATCCAGCGAAGTGTCCCTCCCACATAAAGTTCGCCAGGAAAATGAACGTCGAGAAAACGACTGTGGATTGTGACGCTGAGTTGATGAAGATCAAAGAATTCTACCCGGAGGCGAA AGTGATAATTCGTATTCGGTGCGATGCCAGAGTGTCTATAGTTCCACTCGGGTCCAAATACGGCTGTGAACCGGAAGAGGAAGCTGTGCGATTGATGCAGCTGACGAAAAGCCTTGGTTTAACATTATACGGGTTTAGTTTTCACGTGGGCAGCCCATGTGGCGAATTAAATGCATACAGTAGAGGTATTACCATGTGTAAAAGATTGATCGGCATCGCTAAATCCTACGGTTTTAAAGACGTTCATATGATCGATATCGGAGGCGGATTTATGGGCCATACTGGATACCAAATTGACGAA ATCGCCAGTATCGTGAACGATGCTATAAAAGACGTCGATCCCAGTATCCAGATTATCAGTGAACCAGGACAGTATTACGTAACGTCAGCGTTTACCTTAGTGTCGTATTTACACACTAAGAAAATGGTACCCATTGGAGGGGACATGATTCGAATGTATTATATAAATTGTGGCGTGTACAATTCTTTTACAGAGGAATTGTTGAACTTCAAGGCGAGAATCCCAGTTCCGCTATATAAG CCAGTGTGCGATAAAAAGTTTCTTTCCTATATTTGGGGACCAACGTGTGACTccttggattgcgtattgaaggagGTGATGCTACCAGAATATGAAATTGGTAACTGGTTAATATGGAGAGACATGGGAGCATATAGCGTTTCCCTCAGTTCACCATTCAATGGTCTCAAGGCACCTACAGTGTATCCATTTATAAGGAAGGATCACTG GGAAAGTTTTTCTGCATTTACGAATACGACGAAAAGCTTGTAG
- the LOC143177100 gene encoding ornithine decarboxylase 1-like, translated as MSHFNFDKIKQFDDSMKDTDIIKTIIKLRNREGAFCILDIADIVQKHQNWITKMPRVVPYYAIKCNPNPTVIKILAAMNGSFDCASKQEIKQVMKYGVPGERIIFANPAKLPSHIRFAKKLNIERMTADSEAELLKISKIFPTAKVVIRIRCDAKISNISFGMKFGCDPDKEAVRLIRLTKSLGLTLHGFSFHVGSPCGELQAYRRGISICKRLISIAKRLDCKDIHLIDIGGGFPGHIGYQIDDLASIINDSIKDIDPSIKIISEPGQYYVTSAFTLVSYIHTKKIVPIEREMVQMYYINCGVYNSFLDELLNLKSRIPIPLYQPSSEKKFLSFVWGPTLDSIDCVLKNVMLPEFNIGDWLMWQNMGAYSVSFSITFNGYKTPTIYPFVRKSHWEGIASYLQSNEDLFSGI; from the exons ATGTCTCATTTCAATTTTGATAAGATAAAACAATTTGATGACTCAATGAAAGACACTGACATAATAAAGACCATAATCAAACTGAGAAATAGGGAAGGAGCTTTCTGTATCTTAGATATTGCCGACATAGTCCAAAAACATCAAAATTGGATCACAAAAATGCCAAGAGTCGTGCCATATTATG CTATTAAGTGCAATCCAAACCCAACAGTTATTAAGATCTTGGCTGCGATGAACGGCAGCTTCGACTGTGCCTCGAAG CAAGAAATAAAGCAGGTAATGAAATATGGAGTGCCTGGAGAACGAATTATTTTTGCTAACCCAGCAAAACTTCCCTCTCACATTCGGTTCGCTAAAAAACTGAATATTGAAAGAATGACCGCTGATAGCGAGGCAGAGCTATTGAAAATCAGTAAAATTTTTCCAACAGCAAA AGTCGTAATTCGCATTCGCTGCGACGCCAAAATCTCAAACATATCCTTCGGAATGAAGTTTGGTTGTGATCCAGACAAAGAAGCTGTCCGATTGATACGACTCACAAAGAGTCTCGGTTTAACTTTACACGGATTCAGTTTTCACGTGGGCAGTCCATGCGGAGAACTTCAAGCTTACAGAAGAGGCATCTCCATCTGCAAGAGGCTGATTAGCATTGCCAAAAGACTTGACTGCAAAGACATTCACTTAATCGATATTGGTGGCGGATTTCCGGGTCACATTGGGTACCAAATCGATGAT CTTGCCAGCATAATTAACGATTCCATTAAGGACATAGATCCCAGCATTAAGATCATTAGCGAGCCAGGACAGTATTACGTGACTTCGGCATTTACTTTGGTCTCGTATATCCACACAAAGAAAATCGTTCCCATAGAAAGAGAAATGGTCCAAATGTATTACATAAATTGTGGTGTATACAATTCTTTTCTGGACGAGTTATTGAACCTCAAGTCGAGAATTCCGATTCCGCTATACCAG CCATCAAGCGAGAAGAAATTTCTTTCCTTCGTTTGGGGTCCAACGCTGGACTCTattgattgtgtactgaagaatGTAATGCTACCAGAATTTAATATTGGCGATTGGCTGATGTGGCAGAATATGGGAGCATACAGCGTGTCTTTCAGTATCACTTTTAATGGTTACAAGACACCCACAATATACCCATTTGTAAGAAAAAGTCATTG GGAAGGTATCGCCTCATATTTACAATCTAATGAAGATCTATTTTCGGGAATTTGA
- the LOC143177084 gene encoding ornithine decarboxylase 2-like: MSHFNFDDVKLYDNTLSDCDIIKAIIKTQDDEDSFCILDVAELVRRHTDWTTKMPRVLPHYAVKCNPDPTIIKVLAALNAGFDCASKEEIRIVMKHGVSADRIVFANPAKCPSHIKFARKMNVEKTTVDCEAELMKIKEFYPKAKVIIRIRSDAKLAGVPLGIKFGCEPEEKAVRLIQLTKSLGLTLYGFSFHVGSPCLEVAAYSRAIGLCKKLIGVAKSYGCKDVQVIDIGGGFNGYSGYQIDEIASIVNDAIEDVDPSIQIISEPGQYYVTSAFTLASYLHTKKIILDKGDLVRMYYMNCGVYTSFVDELLRYKSRMPVPLSKPTSDETFLSYLWGPTCDSRDCIVKNVMLPEYEVGDWLTWKDMGAYTLSITSTFNGFQIPKVYPFLRKGHWESVSEYINAMKKSQKSIS; encoded by the exons ATGTCGCACTTCAACTTCGACGACGTGAAACTGTATGACAACACCTTGAGCGACTGCGATATTATCAAAGCCATAATTAAAACGCAGGACGATGAGGATTCATTCTGCATTTTGGATGTCGCCGAGTTGGTGAGGAGGCATACGGATTGGACCACGAAGATGCCGAGGGTTCTGCCACATTATG CGGTAAAGTGTAATCCAGATCCAACTATCATCAAGGTTCTAGCAGCACTGAACGCTGGTTTCGACTGTGCCTCCAAA GAGGAGATCAGAATAGTAATGAAGCATGGAGTGTCCGCGGATAGGATCGTCTTCGCGAATCCAGCGAAGTGTCCCTCCCACATAAAGTTCGCCAGGAAAATGAATGTCGAGAAAACGACTGTGGATTGTGAAGCCGAATTGATGAAGATCAAAGAATTCTACCCAAAGGCAAA AGTGATAATTCGTATTCGGTCCGATGCTAAATTAGCTGGAGTACCACTCGGGATCAAATTCGGCTGTGAACCAGAAGAGAAGGCTGTTCGACTGATACAGCTGACGAAAAGCCTTGGTTTAACGTTATACGGGTTTAGTTTTCACGTAGGCAGCCCATGCCTTGAAGTAGCCGCATACAGTAGAGCTATTGGCTTATGTAAAAAACTAATCGGTGTCGCCAAATCTTATGGCTGTAAAGACGTTCAGGTGATAGACATAGGAGGTGGATTTAATGGCTATAGCGGATACCAAATTGACGAA ATCGCTAGTATCGTGAACGATGCTATAGAAGACGTCGATCCCAGTATCCAGATTATCAGTGAACCAGGACAGTATTACGTGACGTCGGCGTTTACCTTAGCGTCGTATTTACACACAAAGAAAATAATACTTGATAAAGGTGATTTGGTTCGAATGTATTACATGAATTGTGGGGTCTACACTTCCTTCGTGGACGAATTATTGCGCTACAAGTCCAGAATGCCAGTTCCTCTGTCCAAG CCAACAAGCGACGAAACGTTTCTTTCATACCTTTGGGGGCCAACGTGCGACTCTCGGGATTGCATAGTGAAGAACGTGATGCTGCCAGAATATGAAGTTGGTGACTGGTTGACATGGAAAGACATGGGAGCTTACACTCTTTCCATTACTTCGACATTCAATGGTTTCCAAATACCTAAAGTATATCCATTTTTAAGGAAAGGACACTG GGAAAGTGTTTCTGAGTATATAAATGCAATGAAGAAATCACAGAAGTCTATTAGTTGA